A region of Paenibacillus thiaminolyticus DNA encodes the following proteins:
- a CDS encoding helix-turn-helix domain-containing protein, which yields MSSVNLEFSTLGELIQRYRQERGMTQANLAELSGVSSGSISKIENGEIRRPDFKTIQPIISVLEIPLDEVLDPFMLTNPRSETLFTLLYDSFSLHNASLSAKLTSCLLESEDENSEAIAAKLLLNVQQVLDNTETKLALLDVLIGYARSHGMQSFVAQGTFQKYLVERDDFSKLEETFQSGKYILQYKEFLTTDERITLYYKLGVHAYNLRKFNECIELCKRAIIEDESESSFKAYSTLLICSSYFHQEKFELAEKYLKTFSLFNFPFVKENVDFMTAKLNQRKGKTDLAITQLQECLKTSFYKINIVNTLIELYLSSDDVGPVEILLHHEPDFHPKDLSNPISKAGYAHYFLNKGKYMIMIGKSDEALSCFIKSAITFSKISMPKHTYECLEFIFQISKDNHSSQMEDNIKKLFAELKNEEGLE from the coding sequence GTGAGTTCCGTCAATCTGGAGTTCTCAACCTTGGGGGAACTGATTCAACGCTATCGACAAGAGCGGGGGATGACGCAGGCTAATTTGGCCGAATTGTCAGGAGTGAGCAGCGGGAGTATTTCCAAGATCGAGAATGGAGAAATTCGGCGGCCCGACTTTAAAACCATCCAGCCGATTATATCGGTTTTGGAGATTCCCCTCGACGAAGTGCTGGATCCATTCATGTTAACAAATCCCCGCTCCGAAACATTATTTACGCTGCTTTACGACTCTTTTTCACTCCACAATGCATCCCTAAGCGCAAAGCTCACTTCATGCTTGTTAGAATCCGAAGATGAAAATAGCGAAGCAATAGCAGCCAAACTCTTGCTCAATGTACAGCAAGTTCTCGACAATACCGAAACGAAATTGGCCTTGTTGGATGTATTGATTGGTTATGCCAGGAGCCATGGAATGCAATCTTTTGTTGCGCAAGGGACGTTTCAGAAGTATTTAGTGGAACGTGATGATTTCAGCAAGTTGGAAGAAACATTTCAATCGGGAAAGTACATTTTGCAGTATAAGGAATTCTTGACCACCGATGAGCGAATCACTCTGTACTATAAGTTGGGCGTTCATGCCTACAACTTACGTAAGTTCAATGAATGTATCGAACTGTGCAAGCGGGCTATTATTGAGGATGAATCGGAGAGCAGCTTTAAGGCTTACTCAACATTGTTGATTTGTTCTTCTTATTTCCATCAGGAAAAGTTTGAGTTAGCAGAAAAATACTTGAAAACATTCAGCTTATTCAACTTTCCTTTTGTTAAAGAGAATGTTGATTTTATGACAGCAAAACTTAATCAGCGCAAGGGAAAAACAGATTTAGCAATTACTCAATTACAGGAATGCCTGAAAACGTCTTTCTATAAAATTAATATCGTTAACACACTTATTGAGCTGTATCTTTCTTCCGACGATGTAGGCCCTGTAGAAATATTACTCCATCATGAACCGGATTTTCACCCTAAGGATTTAAGTAACCCTATATCAAAGGCAGGATATGCTCACTACTTCCTTAATAAAGGAAAATACATGATCATGATTGGGAAAAGCGATGAAGCCCTGAGTTGCTTTATAAAGAGTGCGATCACCTTTTCAAAAATTAGTATGCCTAAACATACCTATGAATGCTTGGAATTCATTTTTCAAATATCAAAAGATAATCATAGCTCCCAAATGGAAGATAACATAAAGAAACTCTTTGCCGAATTAAAAAATGAGGAGGGGTTGGAATGA
- the jag gene encoding RNA-binding cell elongation regulator Jag/EloR: MNTLIVSGKTIEDAINNGLAQWKVAEDRVTVRVLEKPSRGLFGLIGVRPATVELTLLEKPEAPVPAPSPSAEAKSEPAEEAAVSSVDAAAAEAGVEGPDPIEEASRFIIDAARAMGLEVEVSVHKRKDTVTFDISGPDLGLIIGRRGQTLDSLQYLTSLVANRYSKHHLRIILDAEQFRERRKKTLEALADRLANKAVRNRHDVVLEPMTAQERKIIHAKLQDHPKVKTYSKGEEPNRRIVISVK, encoded by the coding sequence ATGAACACGCTCATTGTATCGGGAAAAACGATCGAAGATGCAATAAACAACGGATTGGCACAATGGAAGGTGGCGGAAGATCGAGTCACCGTCCGCGTATTGGAGAAGCCCTCGCGCGGCTTGTTCGGATTGATTGGGGTGCGACCGGCTACCGTGGAGCTTACGCTGCTTGAGAAGCCGGAGGCACCTGTCCCGGCCCCAAGCCCTTCCGCTGAAGCGAAGTCAGAGCCGGCGGAAGAGGCGGCGGTGTCGTCCGTTGATGCCGCGGCCGCAGAAGCCGGGGTGGAAGGCCCCGATCCGATCGAAGAGGCGAGCCGGTTCATTATCGATGCGGCCCGCGCGATGGGATTGGAAGTGGAGGTATCGGTGCATAAGCGCAAGGATACCGTTACATTCGACATCAGCGGACCTGATCTTGGACTCATTATCGGGCGCCGGGGCCAGACTTTGGATTCGCTGCAATATTTGACGAGTCTGGTCGCTAACCGTTATTCTAAGCACCACCTTCGTATTATTCTTGATGCAGAGCAGTTCCGCGAGCGGCGGAAGAAGACGCTGGAAGCGCTGGCTGACCGGTTGGCGAACAAGGCCGTTCGCAACCGCCACGATGTCGTGCTGGAGCCGATGACGGCGCAGGAGCGGAAGATCATTCATGCCAAGCTGCAGGATCATCCGAAAGTGAAGACCTACAGCAAGGGCGAGGAGCCGAACCGGCGCATCGTTATTTCCGTGAAATAA
- a CDS encoding sigma-70 family RNA polymerase sigma factor — protein MRARVPNHSVEGSHELYTLIEENKERLYRLAFSFVRNREEALDIVQETVYKAIISVGQLRQPQFLKTWLFRIAINCAHDALRKSKRVVAMEDGVLDAMVNPPESNREEMFDVRQAIERLDPKYKKVIILKFFEDMTLEDVAEILELPLSTVKSRLYRGLEKLKIDLEEVEGLE, from the coding sequence ATGCGCGCGCGTGTCCCGAATCATTCCGTTGAGGGGAGCCACGAACTATATACGCTTATAGAAGAAAACAAGGAAAGGCTGTACCGATTGGCCTTCAGCTTTGTCAGAAACCGTGAGGAGGCATTGGACATCGTTCAGGAAACGGTCTATAAGGCGATAATTTCAGTCGGCCAACTGAGACAACCGCAATTTCTTAAAACCTGGTTATTTCGGATTGCCATTAACTGCGCCCATGATGCGCTGCGAAAGTCGAAACGGGTTGTAGCGATGGAGGATGGTGTTCTTGATGCGATGGTTAATCCGCCAGAATCGAATCGCGAAGAGATGTTTGATGTCAGGCAAGCAATAGAGAGATTAGATCCAAAGTATAAAAAGGTTATTATTTTGAAGTTTTTCGAGGATATGACGTTGGAGGATGTCGCAGAAATTTTGGAACTGCCTCTCAGTACAGTGAAGTCAAGGCTTTATCGGGGACTGGAAAAACTGAAAATCGATTTGGAGGAGGTTGAGGGACTTGAATAA
- a CDS encoding aspartyl-phosphate phosphatase Spo0E family protein, translated as MTATCFLSLENRTNTGLPFVDQGYGAGTSNYRSIGKVVEPIERFYFDSPINEISDADEVLLLKIERTRHMLKQAVQSGKKFTDYDVVQLSQKLDEYLLEIQKKRLIRREIKKIIGEEYKDEIF; from the coding sequence ATGACAGCAACCTGCTTTTTATCCTTAGAAAATAGAACAAACACCGGGCTGCCATTTGTAGATCAAGGATATGGAGCAGGTACTAGTAATTACAGATCGATAGGAAAGGTGGTAGAGCCTATTGAGCGTTTTTATTTTGATAGCCCTATAAACGAAATAAGTGATGCTGATGAAGTTTTATTGCTTAAGATTGAGAGAACGCGACATATGCTGAAACAAGCCGTTCAAAGCGGAAAGAAGTTTACAGATTACGATGTAGTGCAACTTAGTCAGAAACTTGATGAGTACCTCTTGGAAATTCAGAAAAAGAGACTGATTAGGAGAGAAATTAAAAAAATTATTGGGGAGGAATATAAGGATGAAATTTTTTAA
- a CDS encoding YidC/Oxa1 family membrane protein insertase, with translation MSLKKLLHNRKWLFVALSVLLLVVLTGCTTSTTTLKTEDLLQGNFWERNVVYYFSLALDTFATWFKGEYGLAILLLTIIVRSLILPLTVKQMRSSKEMQKLQPKLAELKKKYGDNPQKQQEETMKLFQQHNVNPLAGCLPMIVQMPVFIALYNSIYLNSEIREHTFLWLKLGQTDPYYVLPIIAALTSFIQTKMMTAQQKGPNPMQFMLYVFPILIFVMSINFPAALPLYWVYSNLFTIVQNFFLYRNNDKEVSPAK, from the coding sequence TTGTCGCTGAAGAAGTTGTTGCATAATCGAAAATGGCTCTTCGTGGCGTTATCCGTGCTGTTGCTGGTCGTACTGACCGGATGTACGACATCGACCACGACATTGAAGACAGAGGACCTGCTGCAGGGGAACTTCTGGGAGCGCAACGTCGTCTATTATTTCTCGTTAGCTCTGGATACGTTTGCAACCTGGTTCAAGGGAGAGTATGGCCTGGCCATACTGCTGCTTACCATCATCGTCCGTTCTCTTATTTTACCGCTCACCGTGAAGCAGATGCGCAGCTCGAAGGAGATGCAGAAGCTGCAGCCGAAGCTTGCCGAGCTTAAGAAGAAGTATGGCGACAATCCGCAAAAGCAGCAAGAAGAGACGATGAAGCTGTTCCAACAGCATAATGTGAATCCGCTGGCCGGCTGCTTGCCGATGATTGTTCAGATGCCGGTATTTATCGCCCTGTACAACTCGATTTATTTGAACTCGGAAATTCGCGAGCATACGTTTTTATGGCTCAAATTGGGACAAACCGACCCGTACTACGTGCTTCCGATCATCGCTGCATTGACCTCGTTCATTCAGACGAAGATGATGACCGCACAGCAAAAAGGGCCGAATCCGATGCAGTTCATGCTGTACGTGTTCCCAATCTTGATTTTTGTCATGTCGATTAACTTCCCGGCGGCCTTGCCGCTGTATTGGGTATATAGCAACCTGTTCACGATTGTGCAGAACTTTTTCCTTTATCGTAACAATGATAAGGAGGTCAGTCCGGCGAAATGA
- a CDS encoding DUF4179 domain-containing protein yields MNNRLNNLRQEYEKTEIPAELDTVIRSAMERANQHLKEHKGGEQQMNKRSGKWFLKGLAGAAAVVILFTAAVNTLPGFAAAASHWPVVGKLVKILQFNDGQAGGGAITDGSKMQPVVLKKEKEHEQIAFSFVQGDGGEGEAVQPVAPNYQISYKEKPYTLTFTVNGVRYLDEQSFDELKKSDLVADAYQLITLDDSSYRFVLEFRKPVKYEVQEYTDPGHIVLTLSEDKEAEEKTLYSVRTETYTNGEKLGIVEEGLYEENGIRMLKENGDQFYIELGSLADEAEANHLAAIMSDKYGPKFQKDYGMAFKVFVEKR; encoded by the coding sequence TTGAATAATCGATTGAATAATCTTCGGCAGGAGTATGAAAAAACGGAAATTCCGGCTGAGTTGGACACCGTTATACGGTCGGCTATGGAACGGGCCAATCAACATTTGAAGGAACATAAAGGAGGAGAGCAACAAATGAATAAAAGATCTGGAAAATGGTTCTTGAAGGGGCTTGCTGGAGCGGCAGCGGTTGTCATTTTATTTACTGCTGCGGTTAATACGCTGCCGGGCTTTGCCGCAGCGGCATCGCATTGGCCGGTAGTAGGGAAGCTAGTGAAGATATTGCAATTTAACGATGGACAGGCTGGCGGCGGCGCAATTACGGACGGAAGCAAGATGCAGCCAGTCGTGCTGAAAAAAGAAAAGGAGCATGAGCAAATTGCATTCAGCTTCGTGCAAGGCGACGGCGGTGAAGGGGAGGCTGTTCAGCCGGTAGCGCCAAATTATCAGATTTCCTACAAAGAGAAGCCTTATACATTGACCTTTACAGTTAACGGTGTCCGCTATCTTGATGAGCAAAGCTTTGACGAACTGAAAAAGAGTGATTTGGTAGCCGATGCTTACCAGCTTATTACGCTGGACGACTCCTCTTATCGCTTTGTACTGGAGTTCCGTAAACCGGTGAAATATGAGGTGCAGGAATATACCGATCCAGGGCATATCGTACTGACGCTGTCCGAAGATAAAGAGGCGGAAGAGAAGACGCTCTACTCGGTAAGAACCGAAACCTACACGAACGGTGAGAAGCTTGGCATTGTGGAAGAAGGACTGTACGAAGAGAACGGCATACGCATGCTGAAGGAGAACGGCGATCAATTTTACATTGAGCTTGGCTCCTTGGCGGATGAAGCGGAAGCTAATCATCTTGCAGCAATAATGAGTGATAAATACGGACCGAAGTTCCAGAAAGATTACGGAATGGCGTTTAAAGTGTTTGTTGAAAAACGATAA
- the mnmE gene encoding tRNA uridine-5-carboxymethylaminomethyl(34) synthesis GTPase MnmE, which yields MMYDTIAAVSTPLGEGGIAVIRVSGEGALSEVEKLFRSKVKLTEAETHTIHYGHIVDPKTGERVEEVLVNVMRAPRSFTTEDVVEINTHGGMISIRKVMDLLLEQEIRPAEPGEFTKRAFLNGRIDLSQAEAVIDLIRSKSDRAFSVAMKQVQGHLSKKISALRHTLIETLAHIEVNIDYPEHDVEELTSAFIQDKCGQVKKEIERLLKTASEGKILREGIVTAIVGRPNVGKSSLLNTLARDNKAIVTDIPGTTRDVIEEFVTINGIPLRLLDTAGIRETTDIVERLGVERSRSALLEADLILFVVNNNEPLHEDEREWMKEFVGRQVIVIVNKMDLPQHIDISELENTFGADAIVRMSAKEQEGVDALEQAISTLFFSGGIESGDLTYVSNVRHIALLKKALQALDDAIDASRQGIPIDMIQIDVRSAWEQLGEIIGDAVGDSLIDQIFSQFCLGK from the coding sequence ATGATGTATGATACGATCGCAGCCGTCTCGACACCGCTTGGCGAGGGCGGAATCGCGGTGATTCGGGTGAGCGGGGAAGGCGCGCTGAGCGAAGTGGAGAAGCTGTTCCGTTCCAAGGTTAAGCTGACCGAGGCGGAGACGCATACGATTCATTACGGCCATATCGTCGACCCCAAGACCGGGGAGCGGGTCGAGGAGGTGCTGGTGAACGTGATGCGGGCGCCGCGCTCGTTCACGACGGAGGATGTTGTCGAGATCAATACGCACGGAGGGATGATCTCGATTCGCAAGGTCATGGATCTGCTGCTGGAGCAGGAGATTCGTCCGGCGGAGCCAGGGGAATTCACGAAGCGCGCTTTCCTGAACGGACGCATTGACTTGTCGCAGGCGGAGGCGGTCATTGACCTGATACGGTCGAAGTCGGATCGGGCTTTCTCGGTGGCGATGAAGCAGGTGCAGGGCCATCTGTCGAAGAAAATTAGTGCGCTGCGCCATACGCTGATCGAGACGCTGGCCCATATCGAGGTGAATATCGATTATCCGGAGCATGACGTGGAAGAATTGACGAGCGCGTTCATCCAGGACAAATGCGGTCAAGTCAAAAAAGAGATTGAACGGCTGTTAAAGACGGCGTCCGAGGGGAAAATATTAAGAGAGGGCATTGTGACGGCGATTGTGGGGCGGCCGAATGTAGGGAAGTCCTCGCTGCTCAATACGCTGGCCCGGGATAATAAGGCGATTGTGACGGATATTCCGGGCACGACGCGCGACGTGATCGAGGAGTTCGTCACCATTAACGGCATTCCGCTTCGCTTGCTGGATACGGCCGGTATCCGGGAGACGACGGATATCGTCGAGCGCCTCGGCGTGGAGCGTTCCCGCAGCGCCTTGCTGGAGGCAGATCTGATCCTCTTCGTTGTGAATAACAACGAGCCGCTGCATGAGGATGAGCGGGAATGGATGAAGGAATTTGTGGGTAGACAAGTCATTGTGATTGTGAATAAAATGGATCTGCCGCAACATATTGATATAAGCGAACTGGAAAACACGTTCGGCGCAGATGCCATTGTCCGCATGTCGGCGAAGGAGCAGGAGGGCGTAGACGCCTTGGAGCAGGCGATCTCGACCTTGTTCTTCAGCGGCGGCATCGAATCCGGAGATTTGACGTATGTGAGCAACGTGCGCCACATTGCGCTGCTGAAGAAGGCGCTCCAGGCGCTTGATGATGCGATAGACGCTTCCCGCCAAGGCATCCCGATCGATATGATTCAGATCGATGTGCGGTCGGCCTGGGAGCAGTTAGGTGAAATTATCGGCGATGCCGTCGGCGATTCGCTGATTGATCAAATATTTTCTCAATTCTGCCTCGGCAAATAA
- the rsmG gene encoding 16S rRNA (guanine(527)-N(7))-methyltransferase RsmG: MDAVQEQFAGWLAGHGWTLTERQREQFEQYFHILVEWNEKMNLTGITERDKVYEKHFYDSLLLAAHVNMEDVAAMADIGSGAGFPGIPLHILFPHVQLTIVDSLNKRIQFLNHLVQELGLTGVECIHGRAEEVARKPQYRDRFDLVTARAVARLNVLNEFCLPFVKTGGLFAAMKGTNPAEEIAESAKSLQVLHGSFLADHKLTLPVEESERHIILIAKKGSTPKAYPRKPGMPLKAPIQ; encoded by the coding sequence ATGGATGCCGTACAAGAACAGTTTGCCGGCTGGCTGGCCGGGCACGGATGGACGCTCACGGAACGGCAGCGGGAGCAGTTCGAACAATATTTCCATATCTTGGTGGAATGGAACGAGAAGATGAACCTGACCGGGATTACCGAGCGGGATAAAGTATATGAGAAGCATTTCTATGATTCGCTGCTGCTGGCGGCCCATGTCAACATGGAGGATGTCGCCGCCATGGCCGATATCGGCTCGGGGGCAGGGTTCCCGGGCATTCCGCTCCACATCCTGTTCCCGCATGTCCAGCTGACGATTGTGGACTCGCTGAACAAGCGGATTCAGTTCTTGAATCATCTGGTGCAAGAGCTGGGGCTGACCGGGGTCGAATGCATTCATGGCCGGGCGGAGGAGGTGGCGCGTAAGCCGCAATACCGGGATCGGTTCGATCTCGTAACGGCTCGCGCCGTAGCCCGCCTCAATGTGCTGAATGAATTCTGTCTTCCGTTCGTGAAGACAGGCGGCCTGTTCGCGGCGATGAAGGGGACGAATCCGGCCGAGGAGATCGCCGAATCGGCGAAGAGCCTGCAGGTGCTGCACGGCTCCTTCCTGGCGGATCATAAGCTCACCCTGCCGGTGGAGGAATCGGAGCGCCATATCATTTTAATTGCCAAAAAAGGATCGACGCCCAAAGCATACCCGCGCAAACCGGGAATGCCGTTGAAGGCGCCGATACAGTAA
- a CDS encoding matrixin family metalloprotease produces the protein MKFFKVIVLVLLLNTFICSLAYASSSSYSYNGYKWGKVSNLNVCMDPSTKNKTSSGETYSSISNDAFSKWTSGLNNKIMFSDTKSSCQIYVQSYSYGNIDWIGQATYVPTVPGGSTFASVSIQLNRTYMDNYSFEYNRGIAAHEIGHSLGLSHVTDTSQIMCPLIDGRTVSIPNSGDITGVKRLYGL, from the coding sequence ATGAAATTTTTTAAAGTTATTGTCTTGGTATTACTGTTAAACACTTTTATCTGTTCTCTCGCATATGCTTCCAGTTCCTCTTACTCATATAATGGGTATAAATGGGGGAAAGTTTCGAATTTAAATGTGTGCATGGATCCATCTACAAAAAATAAGACAAGTTCTGGGGAAACATATAGTTCAATTTCTAATGATGCATTCTCTAAGTGGACATCAGGCTTAAATAATAAAATAATGTTTTCAGATACAAAAAGCTCCTGTCAAATTTATGTGCAATCATATTCATACGGTAATATTGATTGGATTGGTCAAGCGACGTATGTTCCAACTGTACCGGGGGGATCAACATTTGCAAGTGTATCAATACAATTAAATCGAACCTATATGGATAATTACAGTTTTGAATATAATCGCGGTATTGCGGCACATGAAATTGGACACAGTTTAGGATTATCTCATGTAACTGATACATCCCAGATCATGTGCCCATTAATAGATGGGAGAACGGTTTCTATACCAAATAGTGGTGATATTACTGGTGTAAAAAGGTTGTATGGACTATAA
- the mnmG gene encoding tRNA uridine-5-carboxymethylaminomethyl(34) synthesis enzyme MnmG: MPFDAGHYDVIVIGAGHAGCESALATARMGCNTLLLTINLDMVAFMPCNPSIGGPAKGHVVREIDALGGEMGRNIDKTFIQMRMLNTGKGPAVHALRAQADKVMYQQAMKETVESTPNLTLRQGMVEELLVEDGKCVGVETTSGARYTAKAVVLTTGTYLRGKIIIGELMYESGPNNQQPSIKLSENLRKLGFEMVRFKTGTPPRINKQFIDFSKTEIQPGDEHPKFFSYETTSSDNEQLPCWLTYTSEETHRIINENLHRAPMFSGVIEGTGPRYCPSIEDKIVRFADKPKHQIFLEPEGKNTSEYYVQGLSTSMPEDVQLQMIRSVPGLEKAEMMRTGYAIEYDAVVPTQLWPTLETKLVENLYTAGQINGTSGYEEASAQGIIAGINAARKIQGKPPVILDRSQGYIGVLIDDLVTKGTMEPYRLLTSRAEYRLLLRHDNADIRLTPIGYEIGLISEERYAAFQRKMELVEREMERLRATKVKPDEAVQAMLAEAGSAPLVNGCDAITLMRRPEVAYAQVEKLFPSPYELDEEMKEQVEIQIKYAGYIEKQLLHVEKLQKMEKKMIPAGIDYQDVQGIASEAKQRLEKVRPISIGQASRISGVTPADISILLVYIEHYNRVTAAKQEEIRNG; encoded by the coding sequence ATGCCATTCGATGCAGGACACTATGATGTTATCGTCATCGGAGCCGGACACGCGGGCTGCGAGTCGGCGCTTGCGACAGCCCGGATGGGCTGCAATACGCTGCTGTTGACGATTAATCTGGATATGGTGGCCTTCATGCCGTGCAACCCGTCGATCGGGGGGCCGGCCAAAGGCCATGTCGTGCGCGAGATCGACGCCTTAGGCGGCGAGATGGGCCGCAATATCGACAAAACATTCATTCAAATGCGCATGCTGAATACAGGAAAAGGGCCGGCGGTGCACGCGCTGCGCGCGCAGGCGGATAAGGTGATGTACCAGCAGGCGATGAAGGAAACGGTGGAATCGACGCCGAATCTGACGCTTCGTCAGGGCATGGTGGAGGAACTGCTCGTGGAAGACGGCAAATGCGTCGGCGTCGAGACCACATCCGGAGCCCGCTATACGGCGAAGGCGGTCGTTCTGACGACCGGGACGTATTTGCGCGGCAAAATTATTATCGGCGAGTTGATGTACGAGAGCGGTCCGAATAACCAGCAGCCTTCGATCAAGCTGTCGGAGAACCTGCGCAAGCTGGGCTTCGAGATGGTGCGGTTCAAGACCGGAACGCCGCCGCGCATTAATAAGCAGTTCATCGATTTCTCGAAGACGGAGATTCAGCCGGGGGATGAGCATCCGAAGTTCTTCTCCTATGAGACGACCTCGTCCGATAATGAGCAGCTGCCCTGCTGGCTAACCTACACGTCGGAGGAGACGCATCGGATTATTAACGAGAACCTGCACCGGGCGCCGATGTTCTCGGGAGTCATCGAGGGGACTGGGCCACGTTATTGTCCATCGATCGAGGACAAAATCGTCCGCTTCGCCGACAAGCCGAAGCATCAGATTTTCCTGGAGCCGGAGGGGAAAAATACGTCGGAGTATTACGTTCAAGGGCTGTCTACCAGCATGCCGGAGGACGTTCAGCTTCAGATGATCCGCTCGGTTCCCGGATTGGAAAAAGCGGAAATGATGCGCACGGGCTATGCTATCGAATACGATGCGGTCGTGCCGACGCAGCTGTGGCCGACGTTGGAGACGAAGCTGGTCGAGAACCTGTACACGGCCGGACAAATCAACGGAACGTCTGGCTATGAGGAGGCTTCGGCCCAAGGTATTATAGCCGGCATTAATGCGGCGCGCAAGATTCAGGGCAAGCCGCCGGTCATCCTGGACCGTTCGCAAGGCTATATCGGCGTCTTGATTGACGATCTCGTGACGAAGGGTACGATGGAGCCTTACCGTCTGCTGACGTCCCGGGCCGAATACCGTCTGCTGCTCCGTCATGACAATGCGGACATTCGCCTTACGCCTATCGGTTATGAGATCGGCTTGATTAGCGAAGAGCGCTATGCGGCATTCCAACGCAAGATGGAGCTCGTCGAGCGGGAGATGGAACGGCTGCGCGCGACGAAGGTGAAGCCGGATGAAGCGGTGCAGGCGATGCTCGCCGAAGCGGGATCGGCCCCGCTGGTGAACGGCTGCGACGCGATTACGCTAATGCGTCGTCCTGAAGTGGCCTACGCTCAGGTGGAGAAGCTGTTCCCATCTCCGTATGAGCTGGACGAGGAGATGAAGGAGCAGGTCGAGATTCAGATCAAATATGCCGGCTATATCGAGAAGCAGCTGCTGCATGTGGAGAAGCTGCAGAAGATGGAGAAGAAGATGATTCCGGCCGGTATCGACTATCAGGATGTGCAGGGCATCGCTTCCGAAGCGAAGCAGCGCCTGGAAAAGGTGCGGCCGATCTCGATCGGCCAGGCGTCCCGGATCTCGGGGGTGACGCCGGCAGATATTTCTATCCTGCTTGTCTATATCGAGCATTACAACCGCGTGACGGCGGCGAAGCAGGAAGAAATCCGCAACGGCTAG
- a CDS encoding IS4 family transposase: MNEYANSLKKTLTSLIREMAAAPAPYVKNPEKDFTRKKKLPFETVMQLLISMGGNSIYKELLESQGYDVNTATTSAFVQQRNKVLPSAVEFLFHAFTQSYMDIKDYREYRLLAVDGSDLHIATDSTDTDTYFQSQPNTKGYNLLHLNAAYDLCNRLYVDAIVQPRRLCNEGRALAAMVHRSPIKGKTIVIADRGYESYNNFAHLERKGWNYVIRVKDLDSNGILSGLRLPSSGEFDRNVHLTLTKKQTKEVKANPEIYKFVPSTSTFDFLDLHENLFYPISFRVVRFVLPSGAFETVITNLTATDFPPGEIMSMYNMRWGIETSFRALKYTVGLTNFHAKKRESITQEIFARMILYNFAEMMTSHVVISQMEKRHPLSS, translated from the coding sequence ATGAATGAGTATGCGAATTCGCTAAAAAAAACGCTGACATCCCTCATACGAGAAATGGCAGCCGCACCAGCTCCTTATGTCAAAAACCCTGAAAAAGATTTTACCCGAAAGAAAAAGCTGCCCTTTGAAACGGTGATGCAACTCCTGATCTCCATGGGGGGCAACAGCATATATAAGGAACTTTTGGAATCACAAGGCTATGACGTAAACACCGCAACCACTTCCGCTTTTGTCCAACAGAGGAATAAAGTCCTGCCGTCTGCTGTGGAATTCTTGTTTCACGCATTTACGCAATCGTATATGGACATCAAGGACTACCGAGAGTATCGGCTACTTGCCGTTGACGGTTCGGATTTGCATATCGCAACTGACTCTACGGACACGGACACCTATTTTCAAAGTCAACCGAACACGAAAGGCTATAACCTTCTGCATTTGAACGCTGCCTATGACTTGTGCAACAGACTGTACGTGGATGCCATTGTTCAGCCACGAAGGTTGTGCAACGAGGGAAGGGCGCTGGCTGCTATGGTTCACCGTTCTCCAATCAAGGGCAAAACCATTGTGATTGCCGATAGAGGTTATGAAAGTTACAACAATTTCGCGCATCTTGAACGCAAAGGGTGGAACTATGTCATACGGGTAAAGGATTTGGATTCCAATGGTATTCTTTCGGGCTTGCGTTTGCCCTCTAGCGGAGAGTTTGATAGGAACGTTCATCTGACACTCACCAAAAAACAAACCAAAGAGGTCAAGGCTAATCCCGAGATTTACAAGTTCGTTCCTTCCACGTCTACCTTTGATTTTTTGGATTTGCATGAGAACTTGTTTTACCCGATTTCCTTTCGGGTGGTTCGTTTCGTCCTGCCGAGTGGCGCTTTTGAGACCGTCATTACGAATCTTACCGCCACGGATTTCCCACCGGGTGAAATCATGTCAATGTATAACATGCGATGGGGCATTGAAACCTCATTCCGGGCATTAAAGTACACTGTCGGTCTGACGAATTTTCATGCAAAGAAACGAGAGTCCATCACCCAGGAGATATTCGCAAGAATGATCCTGTACAATTTCGCTGAAATGATGACCTCGCACGTCGTCATTTCCCAAATGGAGAAACGGCACCCCCTATCAAGTTAA